taaaggattacACCACCAAAGAGAAAGACTTAACGGGATAATATACattgaaatgtgaaataaagtGCCCAATAcactttgttgaaaagacaaaattgtaaaGTTAAAATtgtaggttaattttttttttcagcgaTCTCTAAAATACCCATCTGTGCTAAAAAATTTACATGTCCCCCATCTCACATGTGCTGTGTCTACTCTCAACTCTACGTCGCTGAGGGAAATCCTGAGCATCTCGTCCTGCCCCAGCAGAGGGTACAGAGCAGCCACTCAAACAATATCTAACAAATTAATTGTTCAGGAGATTATTTCCAAGACAAAGATTCTACAAGTAATTGTttcatgaataataaaatttataagagaaaattatttcGACCAACCTGTAATGAAACTAATTTTCCTTCcagattttctgcctttttcttccattcagCTACAAGTTGTTTGTGCTTTTCTAGCTCGGCAGAATACATAGCTTTTTCctctaaagaggaaaagaaagttacATCAGTATTTTGCAATTGTGTGATAAAATCAGAACTTTAAACCACctgaaattttaataattcaacaaaaatagTTCAAATGTCTCAACAAGAAAATTATATAGGCCGTAGTGATCACGGTAACTGCAGTGAAAGTAATGAGGTCAGCTTCGCCTGCCTAAagccttctccatctcctccagCTTGCAAACTCTGCCCTCCCTTCAGAACTCCACTCGCATATTTCCTCTTTGGCAAAGCTTTCTCTATGGCCTCGCACCATACTACCTTGAGCACATGTCCAGAAAGTATTTCTCTGTCTCCAGAAAAGTATTTCCACCAGGACTAGAAAATGTAGTTACCTCAAAGTAGAGATGAACAATTATGAACAATTAACCAACATTTCAAAGGATAGCAATTACTGATGAGTAACTCTTTCAAGTGGCTTGAACCTCTAACCAATCTCAAAACATGACCACCTTTGCTACGCGTGCGCCCCCTCTCCTTTGCATCCTCTCTTCACCACGTGATCACCCAGCCTACGTCACCCTTAAACTTTCCCAGCTCTCACCTCAACTGGTTATGCTATAACAGGAAAACAAAGTTTTGATGATTACTGTACACAGTTTATGTTCCCTAGTCTTAAGTGTTAAAGGAGTCTAAATTAACTTATTGATGCTGCCTAACCTTTCCCCATACAAGTGAGTAACCTTTCAAAGGTTTCCCCAGGCCTAATCTAAAATAGCACTCAAATAAGCCAAAATTCCCAATAACAAAGCAATTTTTCTCCACTGCGAGACTGCCCACCCCACTTACCTTGTTGGAAATGCTCTAGGACCATCTGCAGGTTGGAGAGTGAGAGCGCATACTGCTTTACCTGTTCCCGGGAGACCGAGAGCTGCCCGGCAGCCTCATCCCTTTGCTTGGAGACTGTATTCAACTGCTCCTGCAATGACTCTACCTGCAAACTGGCCTGATGGCTTCAGACAAAGAGAATACAAGTCAAACCGTTTCTATTTAGAGACTTCAACAAGATGGAATGCTGTCCCTACATTTCATTGCATTAAATGCAAGTGAGGTTTCAAAGTATTTAAGCACTTTAACAAGATGAAACCTCTTCCCTatgttttaccattttaatcattgcTAAGTGTTCAGTTCAGtcgcattaagtacattcacactgtttaCTACCATCGCTGCCAtccctctccagaacttttctAGTCTTCCCAAGCTGAACCCcacacccattaaacactaactcccccttcccccagcaacctccattctactctctgtctctaggaatttgacCTTCCCCACATCTTAGTGCATTAAATTCAAGTTAGATTTCAAAGAACCTTGAAGAGTTCCTCTGATCTTTGTTCTCCTTGTTTTTTGTAACTCAATCATCCTTCCTGTGAAAGTGACTGAACAAATAGCAGTCACTGCAATGACAAAACTGGGCTAAAAAAGAAACATCAGCATAAGAAAAACTTACAAATAGCCTGGAACTTTCGTGTTTCCAGACTAAACCTCTAAGATGTACTTTATCATAAAATTGCAAGTTGTAAGGGACCTTGGAAGTCATTTTGTCTAGATTCCAACCCAACAAGCAACGGACTCTACGACACCTCCGTGCTTTTGACACTTGAAATCATGGTGAACTCACAACTTCGAAAGGCTATCCCACTGATTAACTGCTCTGATTACTAGTTAATTATCTTTTACTATCATCCTTTTTTCCTGCTTACATTAACTATTATAACCGCTACACCTACTCCAAATAATAAATCAGAGATCCCTCAGGGATTTATATAGCGCCTATGCAGGCTTATGTCACTGATGCACTTCCTTAATGTATACTGATTACACACAAAATACTGCAATAGCCTTTGCTGGGATTTTAATGTCCAGTTAAATTGTTACTCAAAAGCAACCCATTAAAGCCCATTAAGAGCAACTTACTTTGAAGAAACTTTACCCAACAGCACCCTCTTGTGGAAAGAGCAGTAAACTGATAATCAGGAGACAGCTCTGCCCTCAAATGTCCCTGGACTTGATTCAACTTTGCTGGTTAGCAAATCACTCAAAGGGTGATTGTAAGGATGAAATCAGCTGTGACGTCActcaaaaagttaataaataccAGGTGTTACTATTGTTAAGCAAGGGCTCAAAACACCATAATCTGGTTTGTAGATTAGAGTTActaatacaacaaatatttactgaacatctattAAACTATGTTTAAGAACATATGATGTGGTAAGGGTACAAAATAAATGGCATCATCCCATCCTCAGTAACCTTACACTTCACTAGGCGGGAGGAAGTGTAAGACAGTTCAACAATTATCTGTACCCTAAAGTAAAATATAAGCGCCCTATCAAAGACTAAAATGAAGTACTGTGCAGATTCAAAGGAAAAGTCTCACACCAGGGTTTGGTTTTGGATTTGAGGAATGGAATGCTAAAAAAAGCATTCTTTATGAAGGAAATGCTATTTGAAGGTGAGATTAATAGAAAAACTGTTAGGGATCAGGTctactccttttttttcctccctgtggaagatttgccctgagctactatctgttgccaatcttcctctttttgctgaggaagtttcaccctaagctaacatctgtgtcaatcttcccctattttgtatgaggACTGATGccccagcatggccaccaacaagtggtgtaggtccacacctggggacCGAACCCTGGCCaacaaagtggagcgtgccaaacttagccactatgccaccatggCTGGACCCAGGTCTACTCTTCaggtagaagaaagaatatgaaatgaagaagtagaagaaaaagaaataggaaaatagtaGCTCTATCTGAAGAACCGAGTAACACAGTTTGGCTGGATGTAGACGCTAGGGAGAAATAAGATTAAGGTGGTAGATAGCCAGGGACCAAATCACAAGAGTCTACCCTGGTTTTGAAAAAAGAAGTAACCAGATCACAGCTCTACTTAACAATGGTTATTCTGGCAATTATGAAGGGTAAGTGAAAGGGGGCAGAGACTGGAAACAATTTtaatcaaggaaaataaagaccTGAAAATTGAAAGGAAAGATTATCAATTTTATAGGCTGAGGATGTTTTGGCATTTCTGCCAGTGtgaaacacatacacaaatgctCACTCACTGctttaattctcattttaaacaaGTTTCCTTCTGCGTCTGAAGGCACAATAATACACCCtacaaaaggagaggaggagctaCCCTCAGAAGTGTtgtctcggggctggccccatggccaagtggttaagttcacgcactctgcttcagtggcccagggtttcaccggttcaaatcctgggtgcagacatggcactgctcatcaggccatgctgaggcggcatcccacatgccacaactagaaggacccacaactaaaaatatacaactatgtactggggggatttggggagaaaaaggaaaaataaaatcttaaaaaaaaaaaagtgttgtctCCACTGGCCTATAACTTCTTTGCAAACAGaaataatatcttcttttatctctctcaGCATCATAcattataaaaagataaaaagataaacatatcACTAATGGAAATATAAATGGATATGATTTCTTTGGAAGATTATTTGGCagtacatttaaaaagttttagaaatggcCTTTGAATTAGAACTtccatttctcaaactttaagcTAAGGAAATAATCAGTCATCAACACAAAAAATACCTATCTTGGGATATCATGACAGCACTCTTAGTATTTTGAAAAGCTGAACTACTCTAAATGTCCAATAATAAATGACTGAATTAAAGAAATTATGGCAAATCCAAATAATGGATACTATGTAGGCATAAAATGATACTGCAGAAACACATGGCTTAATGTGTTCTGGAAACCCCCCCccccttttatttttggtgaggaagattggccctaagttaacatctgttgccaatcttcctctttttgcttgaggaagattgtttctgagctaacatctgtgccaatcttcctgtattttgtatgtgggatgccaccacagcatggcttgatgagcagtgtgcagatctgcacccgggatctgaacctgcgaaccccagggctgctgaagtgagcccacgaacttaactactatgccactgggccagccccaagaaaactCATATTATTAAGTGATAGAAGCAGGTTACAAAATAGTATGAATAGTATGATCTcaattgtgctttaaaaaatatatataatatatacacaggTGTGTACAAGCATACAAGGTACAACAAAAGACTATCTCTGCGTGGGTAAGACTGTGGCTTTATGTTCTTTTTGGTTTATGTGATTTTCgtgaaatggaaaatgtttttgtaaaaagaacaaaaacccattttattgagagaaataaaatgtaaagatacATAAGAAGGGACCTGGTCACTTCAAAGTTCAAATAAACCAAGAGTGAACTCACACTGACCTAGGTCTCCACCGTGCCGCCTCCTTTACTCTCTCCCTTTTACTATCCAGACCTTGTTCAGCCTTAGCGCAtttgattcaaaataaaatcatgcaAATTAAATTAGTTCTTTGGGAGCCTGACGAAGCTAAGTAAACCAGTGAGAATTTAAGTCTAAACTCCTAAAATGATGAGAAGCAATTATCTAGGGTAATGGTTAAGATGCAGAAGAACCTCGGTTTGCATACCAGATCTGGTTAAGAGTGGCAGACCCGactgtgaaacacacacacacacacacacacacacacacacactgtgtgcCTAGCTCATGAAGGTTACTAAACCTCTTTACGCTCAGCTTCTTAgtgtgtaaaatggagacaacGAATTCTGTGTGAATAAAACGAGGGAACATGAAAAATGCTTGAGTCTGCCACTTAAGAAGCGTTCAGTTAATGTTAAtgctaaaaaaatgaaagagttacCTTGCACTTTCCATTGCATTAGAGGATGAAACTAGCTTTTCCTCCAACTGTGTGACTCTCTTTCTTAGTTTGGCCTCTCTATCTTCTGCAGCCAAAGCTTCACGGGTATAAGAATCTTCTGACTCTAAGAGATGGTTACGCAATCTTTCCAGCTCCTGGTTTAACCGTAGTTCTTTCTCCCGTAAATGCTGAACCTAGGCAGAGgatacttctttatttttcttttgtaaaatgctcccttctccctgcctaCAAGCCACTTTGTTATCAAATCTCTTTCCCGTTACTGAATTGTATTAATTGTGTACTAATTCCTCACACTGCAAGATCTATTTATTCTAGGAAAAAAGTCTCCTGAAACCTTGACTGCTCATTTGCAAGGTTTACTTTGTAAGATCTCATTCCTTGTGGCTATAACGGAAAAAGGAATTATACAAAGTACTAGGCTTTTTGTGACATCAAATGagtaaatctcattttttttcataattcatGGGTGGGAAATTTTTCCTATATTCAAGACATGCCAtggttttcacttttctctttcttttcttaaaaaattgaggtataatttagtTTCAGGTATCCAACATAATGATTAGATCAAGgttttcacttttgaaaacaaaatgcacTCTGGGAGATCAAAATTCTATGACAGCACATCAgaggaagatgaaggaaaaaaccacctaagagagaaattcattctAACTGATAATCTTTACAGTTTTCTTAGTTAACGGTTATTGAACCTAGCGTGTGAGTCACTGTTTCCTCAGCGGGAAAGCGTACCTCCTTCTGCACAGCGGTGTTCTCCATCTGCTTCTGCTTCAGGGCCAAGAGGACTTGGTCTCTCTCCTGCTGGAACATAACTGTCTTCTCCTGCATTGACTTAACTGCATTTAAAAGTTGATTTAACTCACCAGTCTtgcccttttggaaagaaataactttagctttaaagaaaaatatacttaaaaaaagacatttcttcatttcatttcttcatattaaatataatatatactatatatatatattttaaagaaattcaaatagagtgtgaactttagttaataataacgtatCAACATTAGTTTATCAGTTGTTACAAATGTACCACGGTaaagtaagatttaaaaataaaggaaactgggtgtgaggtatatgggaactctctgctatctttataacttttctaataatctaaaactattcctaaagaaaaagtttattagaaatgtttttaaaagaactcaaAAGACACAATCTCTTCAGATTTACCCTACACAACAAACACTCCCAAATCACCGAGAAAATTTtgagtgtgtacatgtgtgcgtgtgcgtgtgcgtgtccATTCATCAGCATATGGAATAGTTGTCAGATCAAATTGCtggcagaggaaagaaagggaagtcaATTCATATGCACAGCCcattttaaaaggacattttgGCAACAATTTAACGAAAGCAACTCTGGAATGATATCTTGCTAGACAGCTGTGAAAACTGATTCCTGAATGCATTCCATATAATATATTAACGACAACAGAACAAAGATAACTCTTCATCGCAAAAGTAGGGCCATAAATGTAAGACAATAGCTGGAATtctaaaaagcacaaaaaagcGTCAGGCTGTCTACAGccaattcttttctctgtttaaataTGTATATCATATGAAGCTACagtttggtattattttaaattttcatgtaaatGTTCCATTTCTTTAAGAATATATACTGTGTCCCCCCAGGACAAATCATCAAAACCAAAACATGAAACCACTTGTTCCTTTTATCTCAATACCCCCTCCTGAATAGCGAGGGCATTATTTGCCAAACAggtttttcagttaaaaaatttttcatattaCAGAGAAAGAACCCTTGAAAATTAAAGCTCTCCTCTTGAGAACATCCctttcttcctaaaaaaagatgctatttattacattcaaaatataataaaggtACCCTTCAACTATAGAGTGTACTGGAAGAAATTAATTCGTTTATGCTAATTACCCTCAAATACAATACTTCAGTATGACTTAACTTACAGAAGCTTCCTGAAAGACAGACGAGCCTTCAGTAAGCCTGCACACTCTACACCCAGAAATGTCGATGAGACAGAACTACACTGCGTAAGACGCTAAAACTACAAAAGGAAAGACTATATGAAAAGGAATACTTCATTGTTCTACGTTCCTCTATTACACTCTTTCAGCCCAAAGACGCTGCAGCCAATTTTGGTCAGCATGCAACAGAAAGCTCCTGCCCTCCAAGAGTCCTTGGCACACTCACTGCAGACTGGTCAAACACGAGGCTCAGAAGCCACACCTGAAAGGAGGCGGACACCTCAACACCATCAGCGGACCTACTTCATCAGATGGAAAGAAGGTGAAAATGAGGCATGACTTTTCCTATCAAGTGAAAACTATATCAACCATTCCCAAACTTTAATCTAAGACTCTCAGAAAACATAATTAGCAAAAGAAGTTATATCATCTTGTATGAGGTGCCTGGCAGCATGTAAATGCTCAAGAAGCACTTACTGAATATTCCACTGTTCTGCCttattccttttctaaatttctacCACGAAAAGTACAGAAATAGAGTAAAAAGGTGCTACCAAAAAAGCGCTACACAGCAACTATCATCATATGATGTACTAGGAGGTCTTCAGTACATTCTCACTAAAATCTACAATCAACTGCACGCAAAAATTTCAATATctcaaagaaaacagtttagtggttaccaggggaagcagggtggagggtgggcacaggtggtgaaggggagcacttatgtggtgacagacaagaaataacgtacaactgaaatttcgcaatgatgtaaattattatgaatctcaattaaaaaataaataatagccacaaaaaaaaaaaaatttcaatatctCAAGAACGACAGGCcagcccatggcctagtggttaagtttggtgtgctctgctttggcagcctgggttcagctcccaggcaggacctacgccactcatcggtggccatgctatggtggcatcccacatacaaaaacaggaagattggcaacagatgttagtccagggggactcttcctcagcaaaaaacaaaacaaaactactgaCACTTTAAATATAACTGCTATAACCctccattttatggctgaataaacAAACCAGTAAGATCAAAACACACTGAAAGTTCACACCAGTGACAGAAGTGGGGTTAGAATATTTACTGAGCCTACCCTGTGAAAAGCACTACTCAAGGCTAACACTTTTCAAATACTGGGCTGTGACTGACTGATTCCTAAAAATCACTTTAATGGGTCCTCCAGCACTCTGTTTAATGGAGGATCACATGTAGTAAGAGAATTTTTGCTTCCTGAAACTTCTGTTtcagttttacacacacacacgcgcgcacacaagTGCTTACTGTGTCACAATgtgaaatgtatttcttcctgCAGATCGTCAAAGACGCTAACATACATTTCACACAGCTTCCCTTCACATATAAGGATCTCTAAAACACTAATCACTACCACCAGCTACTGAACTAGGCCTAAAATGTGGTTAAACTGGAATAACTTCAGAACTCCCTCTGTACacatattttctaaagaaaaatactgcTACTAAACTCTTTTTTCTACTTAATCTAGTAATAATCTAGTAATTAATTAACCTAATAATAAATTAATCTAGTAATCTAGTAATAAAATTAATCTAGTAATAAAATTAatctagtaataaaaatatttggaaatatcagtaatttggaaaatttatttaGAACGAATCACAGtatcttgaaataaatatttctacacAAATTCATATTCCTCTTCAAAGATAACatcaataaacacacacactaaaaaaGCTCCTCCACCCCAACTTCCCTCTAGAAAACTCCATGCAGAACATacctgctctttttcttttagcagttGCTCAAAAGCAAGCGCTTTCTCCTTCATTGAATGGCACTCAAACTCTTTTTCTCGCAGCATCATAGAAAACTTCATATTAGTCTCCTGTAGTGCCTGATACTCTGTTTCCTTTCCCCTGGATGTTTCTACTATTTTTTCGTTTTCCCCTTTTAGTTTGCAAATgtccatttctaaaattaatgttCTCTCTTTCAGGTTTGTGACGGCCTGCCTCAACAGTTCATTTTCATTCACCTTattagtgaaattttcatttaaagaaagtaACTGATCACTTTTGGCTTTGATCAAGAGGTCTTTTTCCTTAAGTGACTTTTgtaaaatatcctgtttctcctttaGCTGCTTTATCTCTGAATCGGTTTGttcatgttcttttcttcctAGTTCTGATGTGGCGGCAATGGAATCAGACAATCTGTGATTATTTTCCTGAAGAGTTCTTATGGTTTCATCTTTCTCCCGGAGTGACTTTCTTAGCTCTTCTATCTCTTGTTTAGAAGACTCACTCAATGCGTCAGACTTACTTGTTCTAAGAGACTCTGCTGACTGGGAAGTAAGCAATGGTCCAGAATAGAGCTGAGGTGAAATAATATCAAGTTTTCCTAAGAGAAGATCTTTAGTATTGCAAAGCTGCCCTATGCTGTGCTGGACTTGTGCTAATTCCTGCCCAAAATTCTTGAGTTTGGTTTCATTCTGCTCATAACTCTGGATGAGGCCAGTATAGTCCACTTGTAACTTAGAGCTATTGTCGCTGTCAAGCACCACCTGTGCCTGCAGCTGGTGCAGCTCCTCCTGAAGCTGGGCTGACTCACGCTGCATGTTCTGTACCGTGGTCATCACCTGCTGTTTCcactcttccattttcttcacttgttgttttaatttatcaCGTTCCTGTAGGAGCTCCTCAAACTGATTGCTATTAACACCTCCAACCTCACTACCAGTGGTGGATGTTTGTAAAACTGTCAATAAGGTCTGACATTTCTGACTTAACGCATCTATTTCAATGTCTTTTTCTCGAATGATACGTGATAAATTCTGAATGGTTTCTCTAAACATATCTTGGCCACTACTCTCAAATCTAGTggacaattttttattttcatcctgCAGCTTAATGAGGGCTGCTTCTTTGGCAGCAACTATGTCTATCATTTTGTGATATTCTGTTTTTAGATGGCTATTTTCCCTAGTCTTCTCACTCAAAACAGCCAGCACTTGTTCTCGTTCCATAGCATaggcctgcagctgctgctgaaGGTAAACTACATCCTGGGTGTAGGCAGCTGAAGACATTCTAGCGTGCAGAGCCTGTATCTCCAAATCTTTCTGCTGGATAATCTGAGTCAGTTTACCAACTTCATCTTTGGAGAGCTGATCAATCTGTTTAGTTAAAgatatattcttttcatttagaaGTTTAATCTCCAATTCTcgttcttttattccttttactaATTTTTCAGTTTCAGCTTTTGATAAATCATGTTTTTCACTTCCGTTTTCTATATTAAGGCTCTGAACTTTTGTTTCTTGGAAAATATCAGAATTCTCTGTTTGAACGTCCTGTCTTTCTTCATGTAACTGGGTTTTGATTTGTTCAATTGTCTTGtgtaagtttttaatttcttcatctttctctaaCAAGAGCTGGGCGTGTGTGACATTCATTTGCTCATGTTGGTATTTAAACTCAtccatttcctccttctgctcccGTAATGACTGAAGTAGTTGCACCTTGCTCTGGTTCTGATCTTCAATGATCTTTCGATGATGTTTGATTTCCTCTTCCAGACTGTCCTTTATTGTATTCAGCTGCGATACCTCCGACTCTAGCTCTGTGATACTGTCAAGGGTTTTAGGCTCAGCCGTAGGCGCAGCTCGACTCTGCTGTTCTCGGAGTCGTTCCAGTTCTTCCTTGAGatgattgttttcttctttcatggatccaagatttctgtctttttcttctatggtttgtcttaaaatttcattttttcttaaggCCTGAGTATATTCATCTAATTCTTCCTGAAGCTCTGAATTTCTTTCTTGaagtttttcaataaaaatttccttctcatttatAAGTTGTGTCAATTGCTTCTGCTCTTCTAAACTAGATGACCacattttcttagtttctttatgATCAGTATCCATGTGCTCAATCTTCTCTTTGAGTTC
Above is a window of Equus przewalskii isolate Varuska chromosome 25, EquPr2, whole genome shotgun sequence DNA encoding:
- the TRIP11 gene encoding thyroid receptor-interacting protein 11 isoform X3, translating into MDFGDIISSQQEINRLSNEVSRLESEVGHWRHIAQTSKAQGSNSSDQDEICKLQNIIKELKQNRSQEIDDHQHEMSVLQNAHQQKLTEITRRHREELTDYEERIEELENLLEQGGSGVAVTDHSKIHEMQKIIQVLQTEKVESTKKIEELEDKIEDISKKLSSAENDRDVLRKEKERLSVENRQMMEECESLKLECSKLQPYAMKHGDTVTEEKTILPQSTSVEEQVFRLQQALSDAENEIMRLSNLNQDNSLTEDNQKLKMHVQVLEKENSLLSQEKEELQISLSKLNNEYEVIKSTTTRNMDLDSELRDLRLNLEAKEQELNQSITEKEILVAELEELDKQNQEATKHMILIKDQLSKQQTEGDSIISKLKKDLNDEIKRVHQLEDDKMNITKEFNVQKEKLIQNELVLSDLHLTNQKLEDKVEDLVDQLNKSQKNNLNIQKENFELKEHIKQKEEELSRVRDELTPSHNQDSHSNCKDDLLQEREAEVRSLKQNLSEIEQLNENFKKVAFDLKMENEKLVLACEDVRHQLEESIAGNNQISLEKNTIVEALKMEKGQLEAELCRAEKRLLEDANKYEQTIKELSAARNLSASALQLEQERLVKLNQEKDFEIAELKEKIEHMDTDHKETKKMWSSSLEEQKQLTQLINEKEIFIEKLQERNSELQEELDEYTQALRKNEILRQTIEEKDRNLGSMKEENNHLKEELERLREQQSRAAPTAEPKTLDSITELESEVSQLNTIKDSLEEEIKHHRKIIEDQNQSKVQLLQSLREQKEEMDEFKYQHEQMNVTHAQLLLEKDEEIKNLHKTIEQIKTQLHEERQDVQTENSDIFQETKVQSLNIENGSEKHDLSKAETEKLVKGIKERELEIKLLNEKNISLTKQIDQLSKDEVGKLTQIIQQKDLEIQALHARMSSAAYTQDVVYLQQQLQAYAMEREQVLAVLSEKTRENSHLKTEYHKMIDIVAAKEAALIKLQDENKKLSTRFESSGQDMFRETIQNLSRIIREKDIEIDALSQKCQTLLTVLQTSTTGSEVGGVNSNQFEELLQERDKLKQQVKKMEEWKQQVMTTVQNMQRESAQLQEELHQLQAQVVLDSDNSSKLQVDYTGLIQSYEQNETKLKNFGQELAQVQHSIGQLCNTKDLLLGKLDIISPQLYSGPLLTSQSAESLRTSKSDALSESSKQEIEELRKSLREKDETIRTLQENNHRLSDSIAATSELGRKEHEQTDSEIKQLKEKQDILQKSLKEKDLLIKAKSDQLLSLNENFTNKVNENELLRQAVTNLKERTLILEMDICKLKGENEKIVETSRGKETEYQALQETNMKFSMMLREKEFECHSMKEKALAFEQLLKEKEQGKTGELNQLLNAVKSMQEKTVMFQQERDQVLLALKQKQMENTAVQKEVQHLREKELRLNQELERLRNHLLESEDSYTREALAAEDREAKLRKRVTQLEEKLVSSSNAMESASHQASLQVESLQEQLNTVSKQRDEAAGQLSVSREQVKQYALSLSNLQMVLEHFQQEEKAMYSAELEKHKQLVAEWKKKAENLEGKLVSLQESLDEANAALDSASRLTEQLDLKEEQIEELKKQNQLRQEMLDEVQKKLMNLVNSTEGKVDKVLMRNLFIGHFHTPKNKRHEVLRLMGSILDIKREEMDQLLNEDQGGVTRWMTGWLGGGSKSVPNTPLRPNQQTQYNSSFSELFVKFLETESHPSVPPPKLSVHDMKPLDSPGRRKLDTNVPESFKDTAASRSGRRADVSPFLAPRSAAVPLINPAGLGPGGPGHLLLKPISDVLPTFTPLPVLPDNSAGVVLKELLKQQ